The segment TATCTCGGTCTGGCAGTGGGTCGGTATTCCGCTGATGCTGATTTATGCGGCACTTCTGGCGATCCCCGACGATCTTGTCGACGCGGCAATTGTCGACGGCGCAACCCATTTCGAGGTGTTCCTGCATATCAAGCTGCCGCTTGTTCTGCCGACGGTTGCGATGGTATCGATCCTGACATTTGTTGGTAATTTCAATGCGTTCGATCTGATTTATGCTGTAAAGGGTGCGTTGGCGGGACCGAATTTCTCGACTGATATCATGGGCACGCTATTCTATCGCACATTCTTTGGCTATCAGTTGCAGCTTGGCGATCCAAGCCTTGGTGCCACTGTTGCCTCGCTGATGTTTCTGATCATTCTTGCCGGTGTTCTTTTCTATCTGTTCGCCGTGCAGCGCCGTCTGGCGCGCTACCAGCTGTAAGGAGGCGGCAAGATCATGATGACTAAAAATATCCGTCGTGAAGACATGTCGCGTGCCGTGATCGTGCATGCGATCCTGCTGACCTACACTTTGGTGGCGCTGTATCCGATCTTTCTCGTGATCATCAACGCCTTCAAATCCCGCAAGGGGATTTTCAGCGCCCCGATGAGCCTGCCGAACGCTGAAACCTTCAGCCTTGAAGGCTTCACCAAGGTTCTGGCGAGATCAAATTTCGAGTTGTTTTTCTTTAACAGCTTCACCGTCACGGTCGTGACCATCGTTATTGTTCTGCTGCTTGCTTCCATGGCGGCCTGGGCGCTTTCGGAATACAAGTTTCCCGGCAATACCTGGCTTGCGCTTTATCTGGCGGTTGGCATCATGGTGCCGATCCGGCTGGGCTCGGTTTCGATCCTGAACCTGATTGTTGAATTGGGCCTGATCAATACGCTGACTGCTCTTATCCTTGTCTATGTCGCGCAGGGACTGCCGTTGGCGATCTTTATCCTGACCGAATTCATGCACCAAATACCCAAGGATTTGAAAGAAGCCGCCCGTTGCGACGGGGTCGGTGAATTCAAGATTTTCTTTGCGGTTATCCTGCCGCTGATCCGGCCGGCCGTGGCAACGGTCGCGGTATTTACCATGATCCCGATCTGGAATGACCTTTGGTTCCCACTGATCCTGGCGCCGGGTGATGGCAAGCAAACCATCACGCTGGGGATCCAGCAATTCATCGGTCAGTACGTTACCGACTGGAACGCGGTTCTGGCATCGCTGAGCCTCGCGATCATTCCGATCCTGATCCTTTATCTGATTTTCTCCCGACAACTCATTCGCGGCCTGACATCTGGCGCGGTGAAATGAGTATTGGTGTGACAGGAGCTTACCTAAATGGCTGATTTGAAACTTGACCAGATCCGAAAAAGCTATGGCGCTGTTGATGTGCTGCATGGCATCGATCTGGATGTTAAGGACGGCGAGTTTGTCGTCTTTGTGGGGCCGTCGGGCTGCGGAAAATCGACGTTGCTTCGCATCATCGCCGGTCTGGAAGACATCACCGGTGGTGATCTGATGATCGGTGGGGACGTCGTGAATACCAAAAGCCCGCGCGACCGCGGGATCGCCATGGTGTTCCAGTCCTATGCGCTTTATCCGCATATGACAGTCTATAAGAACATGGCATTTGGTCTGAAACTGGCCAATCACGACAAGTCGGCAATTGATCAACGGGTGCGCGAAGCCGCTCGTATCCTGCAACTGGACCAGCTTCTGGATCGCCGTCCGTCTGAATTGTCGGGTGGGCAGCGCCAGCGCGTGGCGATTGGCCGTGCGATTGTGCGCCAACCGAAAGTATTCCTGTTTGACGAACCGCTATCGAACCTTGATGCTGCCTTGCGTGTGCAGACCCGCATCGAGATTGCCAAGCTGCATCAGGAACTGGAATCGACAATTGTCTATGTCACGCATGATCAGGTCGAAGCGATGACGCTTGCCGACAAGATCGTTGTGATGAATGCCGGCAATGTCGAGCAGGTCGGATCTCCGATGCAGCTTTATCATCATCCGCAAACACGCTTTGTTGCCGGTTTTATCGGATCGCCTGCGATGAATTTCACGACTGTTCATATTGATGCTGTCGAACAGGGCAAGGTAACCGTTACCGTGCCGGGAGGCGCCAAGGCTGTTCTGCCGTTTGACGTGGCCGCAGGTGATGTTGGCAAGGATGTCGAACTGGGAGTCCGGCCGGAGCATCTTTCACCGGGTGAGCAGGGGGATTTGTCGATTTCCGGCGAGGTCGATGTTGTCGAGAAGCTCGGCGACTTTACCTATTTGTACATCAAGCTGGCGAACGGGGACCGCTTCACAATTCGTGCGCCTGGCCACAGCCGTATTAAAATTGGCGAAACTGTCAGTGCCGCAGCCGAAGCCG is part of the Thalassospira lucentensis genome and harbors:
- a CDS encoding carbohydrate ABC transporter permease; the protein is MMTKNIRREDMSRAVIVHAILLTYTLVALYPIFLVIINAFKSRKGIFSAPMSLPNAETFSLEGFTKVLARSNFELFFFNSFTVTVVTIVIVLLLASMAAWALSEYKFPGNTWLALYLAVGIMVPIRLGSVSILNLIVELGLINTLTALILVYVAQGLPLAIFILTEFMHQIPKDLKEAARCDGVGEFKIFFAVILPLIRPAVATVAVFTMIPIWNDLWFPLILAPGDGKQTITLGIQQFIGQYVTDWNAVLASLSLAIIPILILYLIFSRQLIRGLTSGAVK
- a CDS encoding sn-glycerol-3-phosphate ABC transporter ATP-binding protein UgpC, with the translated sequence MADLKLDQIRKSYGAVDVLHGIDLDVKDGEFVVFVGPSGCGKSTLLRIIAGLEDITGGDLMIGGDVVNTKSPRDRGIAMVFQSYALYPHMTVYKNMAFGLKLANHDKSAIDQRVREAARILQLDQLLDRRPSELSGGQRQRVAIGRAIVRQPKVFLFDEPLSNLDAALRVQTRIEIAKLHQELESTIVYVTHDQVEAMTLADKIVVMNAGNVEQVGSPMQLYHHPQTRFVAGFIGSPAMNFTTVHIDAVEQGKVTVTVPGGAKAVLPFDVAAGDVGKDVELGVRPEHLSPGEQGDLSISGEVDVVEKLGDFTYLYIKLANGDRFTIRAPGHSRIKIGETVSAAAEAGASHLFDANGKAYEKLQCPAEYSADE